In one window of Zingiber officinale cultivar Zhangliang chromosome 11A, Zo_v1.1, whole genome shotgun sequence DNA:
- the LOC122032522 gene encoding lecithin-cholesterol acyltransferase-like 1, with the protein MEANPINSHRLLVRLLFAMALLLPVVCLSAGGSTTELHPIVVIPGSGGNQLEARLTVDYKPSSLLCALAGPRQGARRGGWFRLWFNPSVLVPPFTRCFAERMTLYYHADLDDYRNAAGVETRVPHFGSTRSLLYLDPHLKHITEYMAPLVDSLERLGYVDGQNLFGAPYDFRYGLAADGRPCKIGTQYLRNLKELIEAASAGNGGKPVILLSHSLGGLFALQLLGRSSISWRRTYVKHLVALSAPWAGTVQEMLTFASGYTLGIPVVDPLLVRGEQRSSESNLWLLPSPKVFGERPLVVTANRSYSAQDMVEFLADIGFEEGVRPYRTRILPMVAEGLPEAGVPVTCVVGGGVETPERLVYGAGGFDVQPEVEYGDGDGTVNRVSLLALEKAQEEVKVIRLEGISHTAILKDKMALKEIVAEISNINSIFTKSLAF; encoded by the exons ATGGAAGCTAATCCTATCAATTCCCACCGCCTTCTGGTGCGCCTTCTCTTTGCCATGGCTTTGCTGCTGCCGGTGGTGTGCCTCTCCGCAGGAGGCAGCACCACCGAGCTCCACCCCATCGTCGTCATCCCCGGCAGCGGAGGCAACCAGCTCGAGGCCCGTCTCACGGTGGACTACAAGCCATCCAGTCTCCTCTGCGCCCTCGCCGGGCCGAGGCAGGGAGCCCGCAGGGGCGGCTGGTTCAGGCTGTGGTTCAACCCGTCGGTGCTGGTGCCGCCCTTCACCCGCTGCTTCGCCGAGCGGATGACGCTGTACTACCACGCCGACCTCGACGACTACCGCAACGCCGCCGGCGTGGAGACACGCGTCCCTCACTTCGGCTCCACCAGGAGCCTCCTCTACCTCGATCCTCACCTCAA GCATATCACCGAATACATGGCGCCCCTGGTGGACTCCTTGGAGCGCCTCGGCTACGTTGACGGCCAAAACCTCTTCGGCGCGCCCTACGACTTCCGCTACGGTCTCGCTGCCGACGGCCGCCCTTGCAAAATAGGCACGCAATACTTGCGAAACCTCAAGGAGCTAATCGAGGCCGCGAGCGCCGGCAACGGCGGCAAGCCCGTGATCCTCCTCTCCCACAGCCTCGGCGGCCTTTTCGCGCTGCAACTCCTCGGCCGCAGCTCCATCTCTTGGCGGCGGACCTACGTGAAGCACCTGGTGGCGCTGTCGGCGCCGTGGGCCGGCACGGTGCAAGAGATGCTCACCTTCGCGTCCGGGTACACGCTCGGCATCCCGGTGGTGGACCCCCTGCTGGTGCGGGGCGAGCAGAGGAGCTCGGAGAGCAATCTCTGGCTCCTTCCCTCACCAAAGGTGTTCGGCGAGAGGCCCCTGGTGGTGACCGCGAACAGGAGCTACTCGGCGCAAGACATGGTAGAGTTCTTGGCGGACATCGGCTTCGAGGAAGGTGTGCGGCCGTACAGGACGCGGATCCTTCCGATGGTGGCGGAGGGACTGCCAGAGGCGGGCGTGCCGGTGACGTGCGTGGTGGGCGGCGGTGTGGAGACGCCGGAGAGGCTGGTGTACGGGGCGGGCGGATTCGACGTGCAGCCGGAGGTGGAGTACGGCGACGGCGATGGGACGGTGAACAGGGTGAGCTTGTTGGCGCTGGAGAAGGCGCAGGAGGAGGTGAAGGTGATCAGATTGGAGGGGATCTCTCACACAGCGATTCTGAAAGATAAGATGGCTTTGAAGGAAATTGTTGCAGAAATTTCCAACATAAATTCCATTTTCACCAAATCTCTAGCTTTCTAA